TTTGGAGGATTTTTTGAAGAAAAAAAGTATTCCAATGAGAACGTGTCTCGGCTGCGGAAATGCTTTCCCCAAAAAGGAACTGATAAGAATAGTTAAAAACAAGGATGGGGAAATATCTCTTGATGATACAGGAAAAAAACCTGGCAGGGGCGCATATATTTGCAAAAATAAAGAATGCTTTATTAAACTTAAAAAGAATAAGCGGCTTAGCAGGGAATTTGAATGTGCTATTCCCGATGAGGTTTATGCCGCTCTGGAAGAGGGGCTTTTAAACCTTTGAATATAACAAAAATTCTTGGACTTTTGGGAATTGCCAAAAAAGCCGGTTTTGTCAGTGCCGGTGCTGAAAAAGCGCATGATACCGCAAGGCAGGGCAGAGCACGCCTTGTAATAATGTCAGAGGGCGCATCAACTAATACAAAAAAACGAATTGAAAACTTCTGTCACTATTACGAAGTGGAGCTTATTACATTGCCGGTTACGGCTGAAGAACTTGGATGTGCGGTGGGGCTTTGCACAATTGCGGTCATTGCACTTACAGATAAGGGAATTGCACAGTCTATAGTAAAGAACACGGGGGTAGGGTTATGAGCAGTTTAGTAAAATACAGGGTACATGAGGTCGCTAAGGATTTGGGTGTGCCTAATAAAGATATAATTGATCTTTTGACCGCTAATTTTGAAGGCGAAAAGAAGCATATGACAGTTCTAGAGGAAAAGGAACTGGACTTTGTTTTTGAACATTATACTAAAGAATACCAGGCTGAAACGTTCGAGGCTTACTTTGTAGCGGGGGATAACGAACGTAAACGCCGGGAAACTGAGAAAAAAGCGGCAGAAGAAGAAAAACGCGCCGCTGAAGAAGCCCTTAAAGCTGAGGCTCAAAAAGCTGAGGAAGCCCGCAAGGCTGAAGAGGCTAAAAAGAAAAAAGAAGCTGAGGAAGCTCTTAGAAAAGAAAAAGAAGAAAAAGAGCGTAAGGCTTTAGAAGAAAAAAAGGCTGCAGAGCAGCGTAAACAGCAGCAGGTTCAGCAACACAATCAACCCCAAAGGCAGCAACAGCAAAGGCAACAGCCGCAAAATAACAGACCTGCTCAAAATAAAGTTGAACAAAAAACATTCAAACCCAAACCCGTATCAGATAATACTCAGCAGAACAGACAAAATAGACCTGTTAATAATAACCCTAAACCTTTTGAAAAACAGAATAAAGACAAGACAAATGCGCCCAAGCCTCATCATGATATGGAGGTTCGTGTAGTTGACACGAGAAGTTCGAATGTAGATCTGTCAAAGTATGATGAGAGATTAGACGAACTTGTACCTACAAATGTTAAGGATACTGCGGCTAGAAAGCAGAAACTTAAAAAAGGGTCAGGACGTTTCCAGCCTTCGGCACCGAGAAGGGAAACCGAAGCGGAAAAACTTAAACGTCTCGAACTCGAAAAAGCACGCCGCGCTCCGCTTAAGATAACAATTCCAGATCAGATCGTTGTCAGTGAACTTGCTACCCGTTTAAAAAAGACAAGCGGTGAAGTTGTTAAAAAACTCATGATTATGGGTTCGATGGTATCACAGAATCAGGTAATTGATTATGAAACTGCTGCTATTGTCGCTGAAGAGTTTGGGGCAAAATATGAACGTGAAGTTGTTGTAACTATAGAGGAGCAGCTTATAGATGATACTGCTGATAAGGCTGAGGATCTTGCGCCTAGAAGCCCTGTCGTTGTTGTTATGGGTCATGTTGATCATGGCAAGACTTCACTTCTCGATGCTATTAGACACTCTAATGTAACTGAGGGCGAGGCCGGAGGCATCACTCAGCACATCGGAGCATATAAAGTTAAGGTTAATGATCGCAATATTACATTTATTGATACGCCGGGACATGCCGCATTCACTGAAATGAGAGCACGCGGAGCGAATATTACTGATATTGCAATTCTTGTTGTTGCCGCAGACGACGGCATAATGCCTCAGACTATCGAGGCTATCCATCATGCAAAAGCAGCCGGCGTTTCTATCATTGTGGCAATAAATAAAATGGATAAGCCAAATGCTAATCCTGAGGTAATTAAACAATCTTTAACAGAATATGAGCTCGTTCCGGAGGAATGGGGCGGAGATACGATCTGTGTTCCTGTTTCAGCCAAGAAAAAGACTGGCATCAAGGAACTGCTGGAAATGGTTATCCTGACTGCAGATATGCTTGAACTTAAGGCTAACCCCAATAGACTTGCCAAAGGTACAGTTATAGAAGCTAAACTTGATAAAGGACGCGGCCCAGTTGCTACAGTTCTTGTTCAAAACGGAACGCTTAAGTCTGGGGATATTGTTATTGCCGGAAGTACTGTTGGCAGAGTACGTGCTATGAACGATGAAAAGGGAAGAAAACTTGCAGAAGCAGGCCCATCAACTCCTGTTGAGATAATCGGCATGGCAGATGTACCCGAAGCCGGAGATCTGTTCTATGCCGTTGAAAATGAAAAAATGGCTCGTGAGCTTGCAGAACAGCGCCGTGAACAGCAGCGCGCAGAAGCAACGAAATCGACATATGCGGTTTCTCTTGATGCTTTGTTTACCCAGATACAGGAGGGCAATATAAAGGAACTGAACATTATTGTTAAGGCGGATGTTCAAGGTTCAGCAGAGGCAGTTAAATCATCGCTTGAAAAACTTTCAAATGACGAAGTCAAAGTCAAAGTTATTCATAACGGAGTCGGAGCAATCACCGATAGTGATATTATGCTTGCTTCCGCTTCCGGCGCATTTATAATAGGGTTTAATGTCCGCCCCGATGCAACTGTAGTAGAAAACGCTAAGAATGCCGGCGTTGATATTAGGACATACCGTATAATCTACGAGTGCATTGAAGAAGTCGAATCAGCAATGAAAGGCATGTTGGCGCCAAAGACAAGAGAAGTTGTTATTGGTCATGCCGAAGTCCGTCAAGTTTATAAGATATCAAGCGTAGGCACTGTTGCAGGGTGCATGATCAAAGACGGGAAAATAACCCGTGGAAGCGGAATACGTGTTCTTCGCGACAGTATAGTTGTTGCTGAAGATAAAATCGATTCACTTAAGCGCTTTAAAGATGATGCAAAAGAGGTCGTACAAGGATTCGAATGCGGCATTGGACTTGAAAAATTCAATGACATTAAAGAGGGCGACATACTTGAAGCGTATGTCATCGAGGAATATAGAGAATAATAAAGGTATTGTATTTCGGCGTGCCGCTCGCTGCAAAAGCGGCAGCCGCGCATTAGCGCGGGATGGAGTTTACTTATGGCTAAACATAGAAGCGGGCGAATAAACGAGGAATTTAAGCGGGAAATTTCAGAGATAATAAGAGATTTAAAAGATCCTAGAATTCCAATGATGACAAGCGTTATTAATGTAGAGGTTACTCCTGATTTGAAATACGCGAAGGTATATACCTCGGTTATGGGGACAGAAGAAGAAGGCAAAGAAGCTGTCAAAGCCCTTACAAGCGCGGCCGGGTTTATACGCCGTGAAATCGGGGCTAGAATGAGTATCCGTGCAATACCGGAAATCACTTTTCAGTTAGACAGTTCCATAGCTTATGGCGCCCACATCTCTAAAATATTAAAAGATATAAACGAGGGCAGCAATGAGTGAGGATATAAAGGCTCAGATCGAAGAAATATGTGATATACTGCAAAAAAAAGATAATTTTATAATTTTAAGTCATACAAGACCCGATGGTGATACACTCGGGTCTGCTTTTGCTCTACGCGAAGCTTTAACTTTATTAGGCAAACATGCAGAGGTCGCAAATGATGATATAATCGAAAATAAATTCTTTTATTTAACAGGCGGTAATAATAGCTTAAATCCTTCATTCAAGCCTGGATGTGTTCTTGCTGTTGATATTGCTTCTGAAAACCTTATAGGTGATGAGCTTAGACAGCGGTATACCGGAAAGGTTGACGTATGCATTGATCATCACAGAACACATGATGCCTTTGCACCTGTAAGGCTTGTTGCACCCGAATATGCAGCTACTGCTGAAATTATATATGAAATAGTTATTGCACTTGGGGTAGAATTCAATCAGAATATAGCCCGCGCAATATACACTGGAGTTCTAACAGATACGGGTTGTTTTATGTATTCCAATACCACAGCGCATACTCATCTTGTCGCAATGGAAGCAATAAAAACTGGAATTGATTTTGTAGCGCTCAATAATGCTTTTTATATGAATAAGACTTTAGGTCAGATAAACCTCGAAAAACATATTTATAATTCAATTGAATTTTATTTTGACGGCAAGTTATCACTAGCATCTGTCACTTTAAAGGATATAGAGGAAGCTAAGGCTGAAAATGCGGATATAGACGGCTTATCAGCATTGATGAGAGGAATCGAAGGCGTAGAGGCCAGCGTTCTTATAAAAGAAACCAAAGACGGGTCATTTAAAGTATCAATGCGCTCGAAGGGTGGCGTAGATGTTTCTGAAATATGTGCTGTTTTTGGCGGCGGAGGTCATAAGGGCGCCGCAGGGTGCAGTTTTGGAGGGAAATCACTAGAAGAGGTCAAAAAAATACTACTCGATGAATTGGAAAGCCGGTTTAAACTGGCGACTGGTGCAAATGAACGAAATTAGCGGAGTAATTAATTTATACAAGCCTAAAGGTATTTCATCACAAAATGCTGTTAGCCGTGTAAAATATCTTCTGAAAGTTAAAAAATGCGGACATGCGGGGACACTTGACCCTGCTGCAAGGGGAGTTCTGCCGATCATGGTAGGCAGTGCAACTAAGTGCTCTGAGCTGTTAATGAGCGAAGTAAAAGAATATGCGGCAGAATTTGAACTTGGCAGGACAACCGACAGTTTCGATAACGAAGGTTTAACTGTTACGGATATTCCCAAAAGTTCTATTAATTTAACTAAGGAAGAAGTTGTGGCAGCGATTAATAGTTTTTTGGGAGACAGTATGCAGCTTCCACCGATGTTTTCTGCAATCCAGGTCAACGGAAAACGTCTTTATAAACT
This DNA window, taken from Bacillota bacterium, encodes the following:
- the rbfA gene encoding 30S ribosome-binding factor RbfA; translated protein: MAKHRSGRINEEFKREISEIIRDLKDPRIPMMTSVINVEVTPDLKYAKVYTSVMGTEEEGKEAVKALTSAAGFIRREIGARMSIRAIPEITFQLDSSIAYGAHISKILKDINEGSNE
- a CDS encoding YlxR family protein; this encodes MKKKSIPMRTCLGCGNAFPKKELIRIVKNKDGEISLDDTGKKPGRGAYICKNKECFIKLKKNKRLSREFECAIPDEVYAALEEGLLNL
- the infB gene encoding translation initiation factor IF-2: MSSLVKYRVHEVAKDLGVPNKDIIDLLTANFEGEKKHMTVLEEKELDFVFEHYTKEYQAETFEAYFVAGDNERKRRETEKKAAEEEKRAAEEALKAEAQKAEEARKAEEAKKKKEAEEALRKEKEEKERKALEEKKAAEQRKQQQVQQHNQPQRQQQQRQQPQNNRPAQNKVEQKTFKPKPVSDNTQQNRQNRPVNNNPKPFEKQNKDKTNAPKPHHDMEVRVVDTRSSNVDLSKYDERLDELVPTNVKDTAARKQKLKKGSGRFQPSAPRRETEAEKLKRLELEKARRAPLKITIPDQIVVSELATRLKKTSGEVVKKLMIMGSMVSQNQVIDYETAAIVAEEFGAKYEREVVVTIEEQLIDDTADKAEDLAPRSPVVVVMGHVDHGKTSLLDAIRHSNVTEGEAGGITQHIGAYKVKVNDRNITFIDTPGHAAFTEMRARGANITDIAILVVAADDGIMPQTIEAIHHAKAAGVSIIVAINKMDKPNANPEVIKQSLTEYELVPEEWGGDTICVPVSAKKKTGIKELLEMVILTADMLELKANPNRLAKGTVIEAKLDKGRGPVATVLVQNGTLKSGDIVIAGSTVGRVRAMNDEKGRKLAEAGPSTPVEIIGMADVPEAGDLFYAVENEKMARELAEQRREQQRAEATKSTYAVSLDALFTQIQEGNIKELNIIVKADVQGSAEAVKSSLEKLSNDEVKVKVIHNGVGAITDSDIMLASASGAFIIGFNVRPDATVVENAKNAGVDIRTYRIIYECIEEVESAMKGMLAPKTREVVIGHAEVRQVYKISSVGTVAGCMIKDGKITRGSGIRVLRDSIVVAEDKIDSLKRFKDDAKEVVQGFECGIGLEKFNDIKEGDILEAYVIEEYRE
- a CDS encoding bifunctional oligoribonuclease/PAP phosphatase NrnA gives rise to the protein MSEDIKAQIEEICDILQKKDNFIILSHTRPDGDTLGSAFALREALTLLGKHAEVANDDIIENKFFYLTGGNNSLNPSFKPGCVLAVDIASENLIGDELRQRYTGKVDVCIDHHRTHDAFAPVRLVAPEYAATAEIIYEIVIALGVEFNQNIARAIYTGVLTDTGCFMYSNTTAHTHLVAMEAIKTGIDFVALNNAFYMNKTLGQINLEKHIYNSIEFYFDGKLSLASVTLKDIEEAKAENADIDGLSALMRGIEGVEASVLIKETKDGSFKVSMRSKGGVDVSEICAVFGGGGHKGAAGCSFGGKSLEEVKKILLDELESRFKLATGANERN
- a CDS encoding ribosomal L7Ae/L30e/S12e/Gadd45 family protein, with protein sequence MNITKILGLLGIAKKAGFVSAGAEKAHDTARQGRARLVIMSEGASTNTKKRIENFCHYYEVELITLPVTAEELGCAVGLCTIAVIALTDKGIAQSIVKNTGVGL